In Rhodamnia argentea isolate NSW1041297 chromosome 4, ASM2092103v1, whole genome shotgun sequence, the following proteins share a genomic window:
- the LOC115743519 gene encoding hydroxyproline O-arabinosyltransferase 1 encodes MGCGNTFFSLLITFSVALITYNILISANAPLKQELPGPSNLSSGFSVDPVIKMPLDRSRRFGGGGGGGERRLFHTAVTASDSVYNTWQCRVMYYWFKKHQNGPNSGMGGFTRILHSGKPDKYMDEIPTFVAQPLPSGMDQGYIVLNRPWAFVQWLQQADIKEDYILMSEPDHIIVKPIPNLSRDGLGAAFPFFYIEPKKYEAVLRKFFPEDKGPVTNIDPIGNSPVIVGKESLKKIAPTWMNVSLAMKKDPETDKAFGWVLEMYAYAVSSAFHGVGNILYKDFMIQPPWDKELGEKFIIHYTYGCDYNMKGELTYGKIGEWRFDKRSYDRVAPPKNLPLPPPGVPESVVTLVKMVNEATANIPNWGS; translated from the exons ATGGGTTGTGGGAATACCTTCTTCTCGTTGCTGATAACCTTCTCAGTGGCGCTCATCACCTACAACATCCTCATCTCCGCAAATGCTCCCCTCAAGCAAGAACTCCCCGGCCCTTCCAACCTTTCTTCCGGATTCTCGGTGGACCCTGTGATCAAGATGCCACTTGATAGATCGAGAAGAttcgggggcggcggcggcggcggcgagaggCGGCTGTTCCACACGGCGGTCACGGCTTCCGACTCGGTGTACAACACCTGGCAGTGTAGAGTGATGTACTACTGGTTCAAGAAACACCAGAACGGGCCCAATTCGGGCATGGGTGGGTTCACCAGGATCTTGCACTCGGGGAAGCCTGATAAGTACATGGATGAGATCCCCACTTTTGTTGCTCAGCCACTTCCGTCTGGGATGGATCAG GGTTATATAGTCCTCAACAGACCATGGGCATTTGTACAGTGGCTTCAGCAAGCTGACATTAAAGAAGA TTACATACTGATGTCAGAGCCTGATCATATCATTGTCAAGCCAATACCAAACTTGTCAAGAGATGGACTTGGAGCtgcatttcctttcttttatatTGAGCCTAAGAAGTATGAGGCTGTCCTTCGGAAATTTTTTCCTGAAGATAAAGGGCCAGTAACCAATATTGATCCGATTGGAAATTCTCCTGTCATTGTAGGAAAG GAATCTCTTAAAAAAATTGCTCCAACTTGGATGAATGTTTCCTTGGCAATGAAGAAAGATCCTGAAACAGATAAAGCATTCGGTTGGGTGCTTGAAAT GTATGCTTATGCCGTATCATCGGCATTTCATGGCGTTGGTAACATATTATACAAGGATTTTATGATTCAG CCTCCATGGGACAAAGAACTTGGGGAGAAGTTCATAATTCATTACACTTATGGATGTGACTACAATATGAAG GGTGAGTTGACATATGGAAAGATTGGAGAATGGAGGTTTGACAAGAGATCTTATGATAGGGTTGCTCCTCCAAAGAACCTACCATTACCTCCTCCCGGTGTTCCAGAAAGTGTG GTGACTCTGGTGAAAATGGTAAACGAAGCGACTGCGAACATTCCAAACTGGGGATCCTAA